Below is a window of Brassica napus cultivar Da-Ae chromosome A5, Da-Ae, whole genome shotgun sequence DNA.
CTAAGGTACAACTTCAATGTTCTGTCAgtattttggtttttgctttGTTTTAAACTGAAGCTCTGTTCTGTCCTTTCCGTTTTTCAGCAAAAGGCGGTGAAGGAGACTCCTTCCAACACCTTAAACAAGAATCCAATGCACTCTTGTTCTGGTCCTAAGCCATTCACTAGAGTTAAAACTGTGGATGTGAGTTAGCTTCTTAGTGATTTCtgttgttttcatttttgtacgTTGTTTGTGACAAACTTTGTTTACTGAAAATAGGCCACTGCAGAGCtgagaacgaagaagaagaatgatgcTGTTATTAGTGATAAAACTCCTCCGGTCACAACCGTAACACCGCTGATACAAAcagaaactgaaggagaagaaTCATCTGAGAAGAGACTTGAGCAAGTGAGTAATCATATTAGTTTCATTCTCGCTTTCAACATGAATAAGATTAGCTTAGTATCTTAGCCTCCTTGGTGGTTAGTTACTTATCTCTGAAATGATGGTTTTACACTTTTACTGCTCTTTTTGCAGATGCCTAAGGAGAAGAACAGTGAAGCTACTAGTAGGAAAAGGCAAAGAGGACAAGACAAACACAAGGATATGAATGAAACTGGTATGTATAAATCATGTTAGTTTtggtatctatttttttttttttttgccaaatctGCTAATCTCTCTACTTTTATTGTATAGGAAATTTATCAACTACTAGTTCGGAAGATAGGGTCAGGCAAAGCAGACAAAAGGTATATATGTTCCATTAATGTCTTTGCGTTTCTGTTTATTGATATAAATTGAAAGTAACTTTGTTATTTCCATCTTTAGcaaaaaactgtaaaagaaaCTCCAAAGAGGCCaatgccttcttcttcttctggtgcTAAGAAGGCCACACAGCATATGAAGAAACCCTTGAACCCACATGACAATGAAGAAAACAACACTCTAGAAGTGAGTTGTGATTATTCTTTTCTATATATCTCTTGCTAGCTGCTTATTTGCGTCTCCTTTTCATGACTTCTTGGAtgttgttttacaaaaaattgttaaactgaAAATAGGCCACTGGAGGATTAGGAAAGGATACTGTGATGATGAATGATAAAACCCCTGAAGTAATGTCAATAGGTAAAACCTGATGTTCTTTGTCTCCTTGTGTTTAATTTTCTGCAGTCATGAATCTGATATATAATGTCAATGTTTTGTAGCAAAAGAATATGTAGACCCGTCTTTGGTCATAGCTGCAACTCCACTGAAACAAACAGAGGCCAGAGCTGTAGAAAATACATCCCCAGTGATGAATCTGAATGATTCAACTCCACATATGGTAAAAGATAGTTCGTTGTTAACCAGTCTCACTTGGTAGTTTGTTAGATTGTGTTAAATATAACCAATCTGAATGATTGTTATTAATGCAGACGCACGAGGAGGAGAATAGCGAAGCTAAGAGTAGGAAAAGGAGAAGGGAACAAGATCAACACTCGAACCTGAATGAAGAAGCTGGTATGTGTAAATATCCATATTAGTTTTGAGTATCTTTGTTTCTTGCCAAATATTTAGTCATGTCACACTGGTTGTGTAACTTGTAGATGGGACTAGCAACGTTTCAATTGGTGAGGTGAATGATACAGCAAGTAAAAATATGTGCcgtgatggtgaagttgttgatCAGCTTATCTCTTCTTGGATAGGAAATTCATCTACTGGTAATAATATACTGAAAAcagtttcgttttaaaaagTAAGCTTAGATGCTAAAACAGTTTCCTTTTGGTTTTGCTCATTCACGTATTGATTGATCTATCTCCAGAGTTGTCCCCTGATCAGAGCTTGAAGGAAACACCAGCCAAAGACAAAACTCTAATGGATTTGCCTTTCACAAAGAAGTCACCGTACTGGAAGACCTACGAGACAACACAAGCTTTCAAATCCGTTCCTCAACGACCTCACTTCAGCACGCTGCTCGAAGCTAAAAAAGATTTCTTCCTCGAGTCTGCAGCGGTTGGGATGATGGTTTCCTTTTACAGCTTTCTAGACGAAGTGAAGGATCTCAAGCTCGATGACTCCACAAGTAAACTCCACGATCTCAGCGTTTCATTTGCTGAATTAGAGAAGAATGGGTTCGACGTCGAAGCTCCTCAGGCAGTGATCAGCAAAGTGCTGTCTCTCAAAGACGTGCGAGACAGGAAAGCCGAGGAGCAAAAACGTTATGAGGAGGACATTGGAGAGGAAGAGAGTGCAAGTCTCGAGTTAAAAGAAGTGAGGGCTGAGCGGAGACTCGAAATCGGTGAGCTGCAACGCAAAATCAGTGAGCTGGAGAGACAAGATGCAGTTGGGAAACAGAAGGAGGAAGCAGCAGAGGAAAAGATAGCTGACATGAAGGCACATGTGGGAATGATACGCCAAGAGATTGAAGATGTGGAGGTTGAGTTTCAGAAAACTATATCAGCTCCATGGTAGGTAACAAGAGTTATAATATAACCTCTCCCTCCCTATTTTGGTAAATGAAACGAGTAGATGAAGTTGGTGAAAAGACATGTCTGAGATTGTTGGCTACCTCTTATGGAATGGtttgtgttttaaatttttttaagctAACCACCCTTTTGTAGTAGATCTTTAATGGTACTTAGtgtgttgatgatgatgatctgttCACGTACACCATGTAAACTTTAGGttataaatagagaaaatatataatGGTAGTAAACCAAATCCAGACAAAAGCTATCAACGGTCCTGAGATTAAGGCACAAGTATGTCACCATTTACAGACAACAACAACACTAAgtgtacataaaaaaaaaataaggtgTTTTAGAGGTTTTGGTCTCTTTCTTCATCATTCACAAGCGATTCTGGTCTCAAAACTGCTcaagcaaatcgcaaacgctTGAAACGCAGAGATGGGATATCCATAATCCATAGTGAACATGTCCTTTCCAACTTTCCCAAACTGGAGTATAATCCTCTCAGACGTCGCCTGCTCTGTCTCCCTATCTCCGACCGCCACAAGCTGAAAGTTCTTGACTGATGCCACCGTGACTCGACCGTGGAAATTCAAGCACCAGCAGCGCAGCTGCTCGTGCCACCGTGGTGTCTTGTTGCTCAGCACCAGTGGCGGGTCTCTCAAGCTGTTGCTTGAACCTGCTGCTCTTTGGGGATGCATGAGACTCGTAGGTAATGTATCCATTACGCAACGCATTCTTCTTGGTCCCCTGTAATGATGATCAAGAGACTGTGTAAATGATCATTAATGAAAAAGATTTTtaagtgaaaataatttttacctGGAGCCTAAGACGTTTAACTCGTATGAAATGTGAGCAACGGGGTAACTTCCTGAAGGAGCTCTAGGTGAAACTTTCATGAGGTTAGAAGAGCGGCTCTTCACCATCTTTGATGATCTGGTCTGTGGCATTAGATTGCCTTCAAAGACCGTGAACTTTGTTCCAATAAAGTTCGATCTTGCAATAACAACAAGAGAGTTTATATAACCTTAAGGTGCATAGTCTTGTTAATAATCTATATAGTGTTATATGCATTATTACCTGACTCTGCCGAGATATGCGTTGCTTCGCCTTGACATATCGTCAGAGCGCAAGGAGATGATGTAATCAGTGCACGTTGCGCGCTTCAGCTTACAAGCAGCAAGAAGAAACTTCCCGTTATCTGTCAAAGCTgccataaacaaaatttaactaTTAACTACAGAACAAATTTAGTGTAGATTGTAAACAGAGATGGCTTACAGTTAGTTAAACCGAGATAGAGATGATAGGATTGTGTATTCCGGTTACGTTTTATGAAGCATTGAACTAGAGAACCCCTTGGACCAGGCTGTATAAACACATTCAACAGCACCAAACCCATCAGCTTCTCTTTTTCattaacaacaacaataacataAATTGAATATCATTGCTCTATAGCAACCAAGAAAGTGTATTTTATCTACCTATCAAACGTGAAACGCAGCTGAATATCATATGTTATGGGATAAGTTCCAGCTACCCATTTTCACTTTAATGGAATGTATCAAATCAAAAAGggtaaactttttatttctaCAAATAGATAAAAGAACAAGCTTCCTTATGTTTTTAATTCCATTACATATACTCAAAATAGACATAGACACATAAACTGAATAACAAAACCAAATCTTTTTTCTCAAAACCTGTCGCAATGTTCAATAATCAATATCATTCCTCTATAGCTACCAAGAAGATGTTTTTTATCTACCAATCAATCATCAAAAGGGACTACACAGCTTTTAAAAAGCTTCAAACGTAAAACGTCAAATATGATCAATTCCTAGCATCACAAAACGCAACGCAAACGCAGCTGAGTTTCATATGTTATGGGTTTAAGTTTTAACACCCAAATTCACTTTAATGAAAATGCAACAATTAAAAAGAGTAAAACTTTTCTTTCTACAAATAGATAAAGGAACAAACTTTATGCTTTTAGTTTCATTACATATACTCAAAAATAGACATATAGACATAATAAAACAGAGGAACCAAACCTGCTTGAGAGAGATTGGGAAAGTCAATTTAGAGGAGAGTTCAGGAACACCTACGATCTCCTTCACTATCATCCTCCACACACGGCACACACCGGCGCAAGCCACCACGCTTCGCCGCGACGGCCAGTCTCCGTCGTCCGCCGACTCGACTCTAATCAGGATTTCTCTCAGCAGCTCGT
It encodes the following:
- the LOC111207246 gene encoding DUF724 domain-containing protein 6, producing MMLKDCEVEVCSEEEGFVGAWFRAVLEENPTKSGRKKLRVRYITLLSDDGLTPLTEFIEQRFIRSIPPKEMQNEVVLEEGTLVDADHRDGWWTGVISKKIEEGEKFLVYFDSPPDIIEFERNQLRAHLEWTGWKWVVPDKEKVDNSEFCSGATVEVCSAKDKAWYPALMVTEIEGEDGESKFLVKDFNQRLSCIGGEATPSLVVDGHSVRPAPPPSSVGEFELMARVELLRGSGWCQGLVQKILSEERYWVSLDVTKEEYVFKHSELRPLMVWENGNWRDESKQKAVKETPSNTLNKNPMHSCSGPKPFTRVKTVDATAELRTKKKNDAVISDKTPPVTTVTPLIQTETEGEESSEKRLEQMPKEKNSEATSRKRQRGQDKHKDMNETGNLSTTSSEDRVRQSRQKQKTVKETPKRPMPSSSSGAKKATQHMKKPLNPHDNEENNTLEATGGLGKDTVMMNDKTPEVMSIAKEYVDPSLVIAATPLKQTEARAVENTSPVMNLNDSTPHMTHEEENSEAKSRKRRREQDQHSNLNEEADGTSNVSIGEVNDTASKNMCRDGEVVDQLISSWIGNSSTELSPDQSLKETPAKDKTLMDLPFTKKSPYWKTYETTQAFKSVPQRPHFSTLLEAKKDFFLESAAVGMMVSFYSFLDEVKDLKLDDSTSKLHDLSVSFAELEKNGFDVEAPQAVISKVLSLKDVRDRKAEEQKRYEEDIGEEESASLELKEVRAERRLEIGELQRKISELERQDAVGKQKEEAAEEKIADMKAHVGMIRQEIEDVEVEFQKTISAPW
- the LOC125609115 gene encoding tubby-like F-box protein 9, with the translated sequence MTIRSLIQEMRSRPHRVVHEAASPTPGSEPFRWSELPDELLREILIRVESADDGDWPSRRSVVACAGVCRVWRMIVKEIVGVPELSSKLTFPISLKQPGPRGSLVQCFIKRNRNTQSYHLYLGLTNSLTDNGKFLLAACKLKRATCTDYIISLRSDDMSRRSNAYLGRVRSNFIGTKFTVFEGNLMPQTRSSKMVKSRSSNLMKVSPRAPSGSYPVAHISYELNVLGSRGPRRMRCVMDTLPTSLMHPQRAAGSSNSLRDPPLVLSNKTPRWHEQLRCWCLNFHGRVTVASVKNFQLVAVGDRETEQATSERIILQFGKVGKDMFTMDYGYPISAFQAFAICLSSFETRIACE